In bacterium, one genomic interval encodes:
- a CDS encoding mandelate racemase/muconate lactonizing enzyme family protein: MKITAIRGHRVPSALGWPWILVTVETDAGLTGVGDATNWPGGRAVEGAIAELDGLLRGEDPRRIGPLWTKMQHHLTYVGSAGAAVGAISGVDIALWDIAGKLSGMPVYQLLGGAYRTRIPLYANNWFAGTPREPEAFAEAARRIVSQGYRALKFDPLTGIDPDSREASRTALEAAARMVEAVRAAVGPDIEIAVDTHARLDVPSVIRFAEMLEPSRIWFLEEPVGPENPEAMADVRRRVKALICTGERLFTRHGFRRVLESHAADILMPDVVRTGGLSETRAIAALAEMYYVPIAPHNPNSPLSTLASAHLCAAIPNFARLEFLAVDAPWRDDILTAPLPVEDGHLVLSDRAGLGVDVRWDRVERLQVSAPA, from the coding sequence ATGAAGATCACCGCGATTCGAGGTCACCGCGTCCCCAGCGCCCTGGGGTGGCCGTGGATCCTCGTCACCGTGGAGACCGACGCCGGGCTGACCGGCGTTGGGGACGCGACAAACTGGCCCGGCGGTCGCGCGGTCGAGGGCGCCATCGCCGAACTCGATGGTCTGCTGCGCGGGGAAGATCCCCGGCGGATCGGTCCCCTGTGGACCAAGATGCAGCACCACCTCACCTACGTGGGATCCGCGGGGGCGGCGGTTGGGGCGATCAGCGGCGTCGACATCGCGCTGTGGGATATCGCCGGCAAGTTGAGCGGGATGCCGGTCTATCAGCTCCTCGGCGGAGCCTACCGGACACGTATCCCGCTCTACGCCAACAACTGGTTTGCCGGAACCCCCCGCGAGCCCGAGGCGTTTGCCGAGGCGGCGCGGCGGATCGTCTCCCAGGGATACCGGGCGCTCAAGTTCGACCCGTTGACAGGCATCGATCCGGACAGCCGCGAGGCATCGCGGACCGCGCTGGAGGCGGCGGCGAGGATGGTCGAAGCGGTCAGGGCCGCCGTCGGCCCCGACATCGAGATCGCCGTCGACACGCACGCCCGCCTCGACGTGCCGTCGGTCATCCGCTTTGCCGAGATGCTCGAACCGTCACGGATCTGGTTTCTCGAGGAGCCCGTGGGGCCGGAGAACCCCGAGGCGATGGCCGACGTGAGGCGACGCGTCAAGGCGCTGATTTGCACCGGAGAACGGCTGTTCACGCGCCATGGATTCCGCCGCGTCCTGGAGAGCCACGCCGCGGATATCCTGATGCCCGACGTCGTGCGGACCGGCGGACTCTCAGAGACCAGGGCGATCGCGGCTTTGGCTGAGATGTATTATGTCCCCATCGCGCCCCACAACCCCAACTCACCGCTGTCGACCCTCGCGAGCGCCCACTTGTGCGCCGCGATTCCCAACTTCGCGCGCCTCGAGTTTCTGGCGGTCGATGCCCCCTGGCGGGACGACATCCTGACTGCGCCGCTCCCGGTCGAGGACGGCCATCTGGTGCTTTCCGACCGGGCGGGACTGGGGGTCGACGTCCGCTGGGATCGGGTGGAGCGGTTGCAGGTCAGCGCGCCGGCTTGA
- a CDS encoding extracellular solute-binding protein, with amino-acid sequence MTRRAFVKAGGAALAGIGMAAAAPRSVRAAGEYQPRKDLTGELTAWDWSAAPDKYGEAQQQAFYTWFPEQHRQLRFRMTMFGYTDMLPKLEVSFRGGGGPDVVRVAIAWSSQFVEADAFHSIDLAQLGLKESDFWPQALMTVRKPGSVGGPLYGLPANNEAMMLVWNKGLFRDAGLNPDKAPATWDELAVFSKRIREKTGQSGFGLVAKLNTGNTPFRFAPVMWAYGGSIFDELSPSITWKNIGIDSPGTVAALELYNRMFNIDKSVEPSALTNTQADVTTLFLGGKVAMMIVHPSDAAQVHGLNPKIGLGAGLLPAGPVRRAVVFGGSNLHVRKATTNVDQALEFLRAYESPNWNARLSGLGSNPANRQAEHAPAQKEREKLLLFNEVTIEMMKYGVSVPLVSQGAHIWNETIPTMIQKVLLKQTSAKQAVTEAAAEIRQAMRA; translated from the coding sequence ATGACTCGGAGAGCATTCGTGAAGGCAGGCGGCGCCGCACTGGCGGGAATAGGCATGGCCGCCGCGGCTCCGCGATCGGTCCGCGCCGCGGGAGAGTACCAACCGCGAAAGGATCTCACGGGCGAGCTGACGGCGTGGGATTGGTCCGCGGCGCCCGACAAGTACGGCGAAGCCCAGCAGCAGGCGTTTTACACCTGGTTTCCCGAGCAACACCGGCAGCTTAGGTTTCGGATGACCATGTTCGGCTACACAGATATGCTCCCGAAGCTCGAGGTGAGCTTCAGGGGCGGCGGCGGCCCTGATGTCGTCCGCGTCGCGATCGCATGGTCCAGCCAGTTTGTCGAGGCAGACGCGTTTCACTCGATCGACCTGGCCCAACTCGGTCTCAAGGAGAGCGACTTCTGGCCGCAGGCACTGATGACCGTCCGGAAGCCCGGCAGCGTCGGCGGTCCGCTCTACGGCCTTCCGGCGAACAACGAGGCCATGATGTTGGTTTGGAACAAGGGCCTGTTCCGCGACGCGGGCCTGAACCCGGACAAGGCCCCGGCCACCTGGGATGAGCTCGCCGTCTTCTCAAAGCGGATCCGCGAGAAGACCGGCCAGTCTGGCTTTGGGCTCGTGGCCAAGCTCAACACCGGGAATACCCCGTTCCGGTTCGCGCCCGTGATGTGGGCATACGGCGGCAGCATCTTCGACGAGCTCAGCCCGTCGATCACCTGGAAGAACATCGGGATCGACTCGCCGGGCACGGTGGCCGCGCTCGAGCTCTACAACAGAATGTTCAACATCGACAAGAGCGTCGAGCCGTCCGCGCTGACAAATACTCAAGCCGATGTGACGACGCTGTTTCTGGGCGGCAAGGTGGCGATGATGATCGTGCATCCGTCCGATGCGGCGCAGGTGCACGGCCTCAACCCGAAGATCGGCCTTGGGGCCGGGTTGCTCCCCGCGGGCCCGGTCCGGCGGGCCGTCGTCTTCGGCGGCTCGAACCTCCACGTCCGCAAGGCGACGACAAACGTGGATCAAGCGCTGGAGTTCCTCCGGGCATACGAATCCCCGAACTGGAACGCCCGCCTCAGCGGCCTCGGGTCGAACCCGGCCAACCGCCAGGCGGAGCACGCTCCCGCGCAGAAGGAGCGCGAGAAGCTGCTGCTGTTCAACGAGGTCACGATCGAGATGATGAAGTACGGGGTCAGCGTGCCGCTGGTGTCGCAAGGCGCGCACATCTGGAACGAGACGATCCCGACGATGATCCAGAAGGTGCTGCTCAAACAGACCTCGGCAAAGCAGGCGGTGACGGAAGCCGCCGCGGAAATCCGGCAGGCGATGCGCGCCTAG